ATGGTGAAAGCGTTCAAGCGGTAGTACAAATCTTCGCGCAGCCGCCCCTCGGCCAAGGCCTGCTGCACGTTGACGTTGGTGGCGGCGAGCACTCGCACGTCCACTTCGATATTGCTGCGCCCGCCCAGCCGCGAGAATGACTGGTCTTGCAGGACGTGCAGCAGCTTGGCCTGGAGCCCGGGCGACATCTCGGCGATCTCGTCCAGCAGCATGGTCCCGTGGTTGCAAAGCTCGAACTTCCCCGGCTTGGTATGGATGGCGCCGGTGAAGGCCCCCGCTTCGTATCCGAATAGCTCGCTCTCCAGCAGGTCGGTGGGGACCGCCGCGCAGTTCACTTTGAGGAAGTCTCGGTGCGAGCGCAGCGACATCTTGTGGATCATGCGCGCCACCACCTCTTTGCCGGTCCCGCTTTCGCCCAGCATCAGCACGGGCACGTCCACCCGGGCGATCTGCGCCACTTGGGCGCGGATCGCGTGCATGGCCGGGCTCGCCGCCACGAAGAAACAACCCTCCTCGATCTGCTCGATCTCCGCGCCTCCTCCCTCCAGCGGCCGCGTCACCGTGTCCAGGCAAACCTCCAGGACGGCGTCGAGTTCGGATCTCTGGAATGGCTTGGTGAGGTAGTCGCTCGCCCCCAGCCGCATGGCCTCGACCACCTGGTGCGTGTCGCTGACGCAGGTCAGGATGACCACCTTCAGCTCGGGTTGGAGGCGCCGCAATTCGGCGAGCGTCGCAAGGCCGTCCATCCGCGGCATGACGAGATCGAGCAGCGTCACATCGGGAGCGTGCCGCTGCACCCGCTCGATGGCTTCTGGCCCGCTGGCTGCTGTGTCCACCTGGTAGCCGTCGATCTCCAGCAGCGTGCGCAGGTATCCCCGCATGCTCGCTTCGTCATCGACGATGAGGATTCGCCCAGCCGCCATGGTTCGTGTAGGAGACGCCGCCCGGTGGGGGATCCTCCAGGACTCGTGCGTTTCATTCCCTGCTACTGCATCGTGCGCGGTTGGGGCTGAGGTGTTCAGTGACGCAGGTCACGCCCAGCCGGTTAAGCCCCGCGTCGCGGTTGTGTTTTTCATTATGGGAATCCGGGGCAGAACCTCCTCGCATTCACGGGCGACGGCCTTGTCGCCCGCTTTTCTTTGCTCGACCCTCCCTCTGTCGGTGCACAGTACAATCGGGCGGCATGGCACGCGTCCTGATCGCCACCTCAAACCCCGGCAAGCTGCGAGACTTTTCCGGCGCGGCTGCCCCTCGCGGCATAGACGTCCAGGGGCTGCCCGGCTTCGCTTCCCTGCCCCAGGTTGTCGAGGACGGCGCGAGCTTCGAAGCCAATGCCCGTAAGAAAGCGGAGCACTACAGCCGCTTCGCGCCGGGCGAGGTGGTGTTGGCCGACGATTCGGGCCTCGAGGTGGACGCGCTCTCCGGCGCGCCCGGTGTGCACTCCGCGCGCTTCGCGGCTCTCCAGAACGGCTCGGCCGCGGCGAACTCCGGAGACGCCGCCAATAATGCCCGCCTGCTGCGCGAGTTGGTCTCGGTGACGGACGACCGTCGCGCCGCCCGCTTCGTCTGCGTCATCGCCGCCGCCCGCGACGGACATACTCTCGCCACCTTCCGCGGCAGCGCGGAGGGATGCATTCTGCGTGCCCCTCGCGGCTCCGGAGGCTTCGGATACGATCCCCTCTTTTTTTTCCCTTCCCT
This genomic stretch from Terriglobia bacterium harbors:
- a CDS encoding sigma-54 dependent transcriptional regulator, which translates into the protein MAAGRILIVDDEASMRGYLRTLLEIDGYQVDTAASGPEAIERVQRHAPDVTLLDLVMPRMDGLATLAELRRLQPELKVVILTCVSDTHQVVEAMRLGASDYLTKPFQRSELDAVLEVCLDTVTRPLEGGGAEIEQIEEGCFFVAASPAMHAIRAQVAQIARVDVPVLMLGESGTGKEVVARMIHKMSLRSHRDFLKVNCAAVPTDLLESELFGYEAGAFTGAIHTKPGKFELCNHGTMLLDEIAEMSPGLQAKLLHVLQDQSFSRLGGRSNIEVDVRVLAATNVNVQQALAEGRLREDLYYRLNAFTIHIPPLRERKQEIVALLKHFMGRMAEQYGRQPLGFSRSLLAACLRHEWHGNVRELENMVKRYLVLGDEKLILRDLEGGAASTAIAVAAATAATNGGLKRMVRDLKDEAEAEAITQALEQSGGSRKEAARTLSISYKALLYKMRRYGIDVPLRGQRARRTPAA
- the rdgB gene encoding RdgB/HAM1 family non-canonical purine NTP pyrophosphatase, whose protein sequence is MARVLIATSNPGKLRDFSGAAAPRGIDVQGLPGFASLPQVVEDGASFEANARKKAEHYSRFAPGEVVLADDSGLEVDALSGAPGVHSARFAALQNGSAAANSGDAANNARLLRELVSVTDDRRAARFVCVIAAARDGHTLATFRGSAEGCILRAPRGSGGFGYDPLFFFPSLGKTFAELAPEEKAAVSHRGQAFRNFLQWFERDPSPSLRLGSG